A window of the Magnetococcales bacterium genome harbors these coding sequences:
- a CDS encoding M20 family metallopeptidase yields MFDPVNLTQTLLAFQTFNPPGDERPCAEYIAQLLSSAGFRTDLHGIGPRRATLVARLPRHSDKPALCFTGHLDTVPLGNIPWSRDPFAGEVVGDRLYGRGSADMKGGVAAMIWAAMRFARESHDTGDLLLILTADEEVGCTGARHLMTDFAAQGNEHLENVGAIVVGEPTANAPWLGHKGALWLELEVWGVAAHGSMPDLGVNAICKAARAVVALEQYRFSSPAHPLLGRPTLNVGTIVGGQRINIVPDHALVGIDMRTVPGMSHDDLLASIQEYLGAEVILRAVTDTPGVITDPHHPWVGKVFAIMAALQGVQPEPGAAPFVTDASVLTPALGSPPTIILGPGEPGMAHKVDEYCHVAKIRQAAQAYLEIARQGC; encoded by the coding sequence GTCCATGCGCCGAATATATTGCTCAACTGCTCTCATCAGCCGGCTTTCGGACCGACCTGCATGGCATTGGACCGCGACGGGCCACCCTGGTGGCCCGTCTTCCCCGCCACAGCGACAAACCTGCATTGTGTTTTACCGGACACCTGGACACAGTCCCGCTGGGCAACATTCCCTGGAGTCGGGATCCGTTTGCCGGAGAGGTGGTTGGGGACCGGCTTTATGGACGCGGCAGCGCCGACATGAAGGGAGGCGTGGCGGCCATGATCTGGGCTGCCATGCGGTTTGCCCGGGAGTCCCATGACACCGGGGATTTGCTGTTGATCCTGACGGCTGATGAGGAGGTTGGTTGCACCGGGGCTCGGCATCTGATGACCGATTTTGCGGCACAGGGCAACGAGCATCTGGAGAATGTCGGCGCCATTGTGGTGGGCGAGCCGACGGCCAACGCCCCCTGGCTGGGGCACAAAGGGGCTCTTTGGCTGGAGCTGGAAGTTTGGGGGGTGGCAGCGCACGGCTCCATGCCCGATCTGGGCGTCAACGCCATATGCAAGGCGGCCCGGGCTGTCGTGGCGCTGGAGCAGTATCGGTTTTCATCTCCCGCGCACCCTTTGCTGGGCAGACCGACCTTGAATGTCGGCACGATTGTGGGTGGCCAGCGTATCAACATCGTTCCGGATCATGCCCTGGTGGGCATCGACATGCGCACGGTGCCCGGAATGAGCCATGATGACCTGTTGGCATCCATCCAGGAGTATTTGGGAGCGGAGGTCATCTTACGCGCTGTGACCGACACCCCCGGCGTGATCACCGATCCGCACCACCCCTGGGTAGGCAAGGTGTTTGCCATCATGGCGGCGTTGCAGGGGGTCCAGCCTGAACCCGGCGCCGCCCCGTTTGTCACCGATGCTTCGGTTTTGACCCCCGCCCTGGGATCCCCTCCCACCATCATTCTCGGCCCCGGCGAACCCGGCATGGCGCACAAGGTTGACGAATATTGTCACGTTGCCAAAATCCGGCAAGCCGCACAGGCCTATCTGGAGATTGCCCGCCAAGGGTGCTGA
- the larB gene encoding nickel pincer cofactor biosynthesis protein LarB yields the protein MSPERLKSLLTSLAEGRSTVEDTMGKLARFPVDLLTQEEGIVARLDTHRGLRHGFPEVIFAQGKQWPHLLVIVERALEHGSDLLITRLSRQQMGRLRQKFPVLEHAMGTNCLYRRQGSVAETGLVGVFCAGTSDIAVAEEAALVARLMGGRVETCHDVGVAGLHRLLAAGELLRTARVFVVVAGMEGALPSVVGGLVDKPVIAVPTSVGYGASLHGLSALLGMLNSCAANVTVVNIDNGFGAGYVAGLINRRGA from the coding sequence CGGTTGAGGATACCATGGGCAAGTTGGCGCGGTTCCCCGTCGATCTCCTGACCCAGGAGGAGGGCATCGTGGCGCGTTTGGATACCCATCGCGGGTTGCGTCACGGATTTCCCGAAGTGATTTTTGCTCAGGGGAAGCAATGGCCGCACCTGCTGGTCATTGTGGAACGAGCGTTGGAACACGGCAGTGATCTTTTGATCACCCGCTTGAGCCGACAACAGATGGGGCGGCTGCGGCAGAAGTTTCCTGTTCTGGAGCACGCCATGGGGACAAACTGTCTGTACCGTAGGCAGGGATCTGTCGCCGAGACAGGTCTGGTCGGTGTATTTTGCGCCGGAACCAGCGATATCGCGGTTGCCGAAGAGGCTGCCTTGGTGGCGCGTCTCATGGGAGGGCGGGTGGAGACCTGCCACGACGTGGGCGTGGCCGGTTTGCATCGTCTGTTGGCCGCCGGCGAGCTGTTGCGCACGGCCCGGGTGTTTGTCGTCGTGGCGGGTATGGAGGGGGCCTTGCCCTCGGTGGTGGGAGGATTGGTCGACAAGCCGGTGATTGCCGTTCCCACCTCCGTTGGTTATGGTGCGTCGTTGCACGGCCTTTCGGCTTTGTTGGGCATGCTGAACAGTTGCGCGGCCAATGTGACAGTGGTCAATATCGACAATGGCTTCGGTGCGGGGTATGTGGCGGGACTGATCAACCGTAGAGGCGCTTGA